A genomic window from Salvia hispanica cultivar TCC Black 2014 chromosome 5, UniMelb_Shisp_WGS_1.0, whole genome shotgun sequence includes:
- the LOC125186860 gene encoding uncharacterized protein LOC125186860 — translation MASAAAGRSGAQTFNSIYFKPMLRKAYHRKSGSPEMVSDSVKSNGEEVNHMRAVGAATGPGGSGDGTWWVRDDRTGIFYPKGQEKLMEDVPQGAAKDFDTINWFN, via the exons atggcaTCTGCAGCAGCTGGTAGATCAGGAGCTCAAACCTTCAACTCGATCTATTTCAA GCCAATGTTGAGGAAAGCTTATCACCGGAAAAGTGGTTCACCCGAAATGGTGAGTGATTCTGTGAAATCGAATGGGGAGGAGGTCAATCATATGAGAGCAGTGGGGGCGGCGACTGGTCCCGGAGGAAGTGGCGATGGTACATGGTGGGTCCGAGACGATCGCACCGGAATCTTTTACCCTAAGGGACAGGAAAAGCTCATGGAAGATGTTCCTCAAGGGGCAGCTAAGGACTTTGACACAATAAATTggtttaattga